One stretch of Paenibacillus sp. AN1007 DNA includes these proteins:
- a CDS encoding RidA family protein codes for MSRQQVFTGSPWEPLVGYCRAIRVGNRVEVAGTTAMQDGVVVGAGDPYVQTKFILQTIEKALKELGADMADVVRTRMFVTDITQWEEVGRAHGEFFGQIQPAATMVEVNALIDPLLMVEIEAEAIIDTSEEV; via the coding sequence ATGAGCAGACAGCAGGTATTTACCGGCTCCCCTTGGGAACCGCTGGTGGGGTATTGCCGAGCTATTCGTGTGGGTAACCGGGTTGAGGTAGCTGGAACGACAGCCATGCAGGACGGGGTCGTTGTTGGCGCGGGTGATCCCTATGTGCAGACCAAGTTTATTCTGCAGACCATTGAAAAGGCACTGAAAGAGCTGGGGGCAGACATGGCCGATGTCGTTAGAACACGCATGTTTGTCACGGATATTACACAGTGGGAAGAGGTCGGGAGAGCACATGGGGAATTCTTTGGACAGATTCAACCCGCGGCTACCATGGTCGAAGTGAATGCGCTTATTGATCCCTTGCTGATGGTTGAGATTGAGGCTGAGGCAATCATTGATACTTCAGAGGAAGTGTAA
- a CDS encoding Gfo/Idh/MocA family oxidoreductase — translation MSTKQMLHIGMIGTGSISDLHMRCYAKNEDAVIYAICDLNEERAKAAAAKYDAQSVYTNYREMLEDPHVDAVSICTWNNTHAEFAIAALEAGKHVLLEKPVATNVEDALRIEEAVKKSGRTFVVGFVRRYDNNMQMLRRFIDAGEFGQLYYAKASILRRLGNPGGWFADKARSGGGPLIDLGVHIIDQCWYLMGRPKPVSVSGNTYRKLGNRANIEHLSFYKAADYSAAVNNVEDMANALIRFENGASLVVDVSFTLHARGDESLVKLYGERGGFELEPKTLIVTEKNDTIMNIEPQTDHSGLDIHGAFQNQIDHFVECCLNGTPPISPIADGVASTRMLCAIYESAEKGQEIRLD, via the coding sequence ATGAGCACAAAGCAAATGCTGCATATCGGCATGATCGGCACAGGTTCGATCTCGGATCTTCATATGAGGTGTTATGCCAAAAATGAGGATGCGGTCATCTATGCCATCTGTGATCTGAACGAGGAACGGGCCAAGGCGGCTGCTGCAAAGTATGACGCTCAGTCCGTATATACCAACTACCGCGAGATGCTGGAAGATCCGCATGTAGATGCAGTTAGTATCTGTACGTGGAACAATACCCATGCAGAGTTTGCCATTGCTGCACTTGAGGCAGGCAAGCATGTGCTTCTGGAGAAACCGGTGGCTACGAATGTGGAGGATGCGCTGCGGATTGAGGAAGCGGTGAAAAAGAGCGGTCGTACCTTTGTTGTAGGTTTTGTACGCCGTTATGATAACAACATGCAGATGCTGCGCAGATTTATAGATGCCGGAGAGTTTGGCCAGCTGTATTATGCCAAAGCTTCTATTTTGCGGCGTCTGGGCAACCCGGGAGGGTGGTTTGCAGATAAAGCTCGTTCCGGCGGAGGCCCCTTGATTGATCTGGGTGTACATATTATCGACCAGTGCTGGTATCTGATGGGCAGACCGAAGCCTGTGTCGGTCAGCGGCAATACGTATCGTAAACTCGGCAACCGGGCGAACATTGAACATCTCTCATTTTATAAAGCAGCAGACTACAGTGCCGCCGTTAATAACGTAGAGGATATGGCAAATGCCCTGATTCGTTTCGAAAATGGTGCTTCGCTGGTAGTGGATGTGAGCTTTACCCTGCATGCCCGTGGGGACGAGTCTTTAGTTAAGCTGTACGGAGAACGAGGCGGATTTGAACTGGAGCCGAAAACGCTGATTGTCACGGAGAAAAATGACACGATCATGAACATTGAACCCCAGACAGACCACTCCGGTCTCGATATACATGGTGCGTTCCAGAATCAGATCGATCATTTCGTGGAATGCTGCCTGAACGGTACGCCGCCCATCAGTCCGATTGCGGATGGGGTGGCCTCCACGCGTATGCTGTGCGCCATTTATGAGTCTGCCGAAAAAGGGCAGGAGATCAGGCTGGACTAA
- a CDS encoding zinc ribbon domain-containing protein, producing MKLLQRIKNGANKATERAQHAVEIGKLNNQIVGLQQEQEVHFTDMGRIFYEGYRIQDMTRAEKEMVDLSQLCDELQDEIDALRSKIAELKNERLCECGHVATLDANFCPKCGRKLGEFKPGTAASGAAEAAPAVNTAKQEAAAAQNPAVEQSIFNAQAVEDHEEPEPYHTVIPSIADLETEPEYNSTEFTLEEKEAFDAEWERRREEEMQRERERQQELDERIRYWKENNPIVNTVDVQTELPREMVKCQICASELPKGSKWCPRCGAEQI from the coding sequence ATGAAACTGCTTCAGCGCATCAAAAATGGAGCAAATAAAGCAACAGAACGGGCACAACACGCCGTTGAGATTGGCAAATTGAACAATCAGATTGTGGGCTTGCAGCAGGAACAGGAAGTCCATTTTACCGATATGGGCCGGATCTTCTATGAGGGTTACCGTATACAGGATATGACGCGGGCCGAAAAAGAGATGGTGGATCTGTCTCAACTGTGCGACGAATTGCAGGATGAGATCGACGCTCTGCGGAGCAAGATTGCTGAGCTGAAAAATGAACGGCTGTGCGAGTGTGGACACGTCGCAACGCTGGATGCCAACTTCTGTCCGAAGTGTGGACGCAAGCTGGGGGAATTCAAACCAGGTACGGCTGCATCGGGAGCTGCAGAAGCTGCTCCAGCCGTTAATACGGCAAAACAAGAAGCAGCAGCCGCTCAGAATCCGGCTGTGGAACAGTCGATTTTTAATGCACAAGCCGTGGAAGATCATGAAGAGCCTGAGCCGTATCATACGGTTATTCCATCCATTGCCGATCTCGAAACAGAGCCGGAGTATAACAGCACCGAGTTTACACTGGAAGAGAAGGAGGCGTTCGATGCAGAGTGGGAGCGCCGCAGGGAAGAGGAGATGCAGCGGGAACGTGAGCGTCAGCAGGAGCTGGATGAGCGTATTCGTTATTGGAAAGAAAACAATCCAATTGTAAATACAGTAGATGTACAGACAGAACTGCCGCGTGAAATGGTGAAATGTCAGATCTGTGCATCCGAACTGCCCAAAGGCTCGAAGTGGTGCCCGCGCTGCGGTGCCGAGCAGATCTGA
- a CDS encoding UvrD-helicase domain-containing protein, giving the protein MLSPNSTFYPRPLGVTPAASLPQSPAAPLETSRQLVGDDQQDAYYFRSLEKAGIKLNGPQISAVRHGRGPILTLAGAGCGKTTVLAARAGYLMEVSGVQAASILLVTFTNKAAAEMKDRIAALPGIRPAAARAVQARTFHSFALTLLRHYGVQEDIFGEPRAQHTVLKMLLRQNGMSEAFQPESLLAMLSAWKMQGSDTADLPEKTQDERDAKRVLLGYETWKQDRGKMDFDDILLRAAALLRDPAVLKPLQRRFQYIMVDEFQDTNRLQYEIVQMLAGAHRNLMVVGDDDQTIYTFNGARQESILEFDKVYPGARIVTLDINYRSDARILGLGSELVARNKRRRDKRLRAAGQRGDAPRFATPSNAEEEAAWVVHQICQQVEEGLYPYRDIAILHRTASSSRAVFEQLVLKDVPFVQHGAAPVFYDQSLIKPLMDHMRLSLNPRAMDALPSALGPLYVSRDAGLEYIQRCEQEQAKKYPLIHLSKWDKLKPFQQEQVKERIKLIKSLHKLKPINAIQEMRRHFYDKYMESGDPSIFTHYKETMLETLDEFEAAVKKFETVEEFVQFADELSRRHREMESLRRAQDSDAVQLMTIHRAKGLEFPCVYWIGASEGIVPHSTALRQDIPEDQKAALTVQQTDADLDMALEEERRLAYVAITRAKQHLYVTSPASHHGKPADVSRFLLEAFGMEVPDKRKTREESRASGTASYGNNRNEGYNGNGNSRTGSGNWKSIRDAGNGSRHESGQSGGTLHHSRSQPANAAQRHSLQRSAINHKDHREMEMLDERDEDRLSEQRGSGIIRDHKAFSTPGLHPKTAQTASTSRSAASSPAGSDKTERTEMVAVWKCSSASCKAWLRQKPAVPSGKSSKKDSSVPPVCPLCSGTMVAGTRQVPVTNRFGK; this is encoded by the coding sequence ATGTTAAGTCCGAACTCAACGTTTTACCCCCGTCCGCTCGGGGTGACCCCGGCAGCATCCCTGCCCCAATCCCCGGCAGCACCGCTGGAAACCAGTCGGCAGCTTGTGGGTGACGACCAGCAGGATGCATATTACTTCCGCTCGCTAGAGAAAGCAGGCATCAAGCTTAACGGTCCGCAAATCTCGGCCGTGCGCCATGGCAGAGGACCTATACTCACCCTCGCGGGTGCCGGATGCGGCAAAACAACCGTACTCGCTGCAAGAGCAGGCTATCTGATGGAAGTCAGTGGTGTACAAGCGGCCAGCATACTGCTCGTAACGTTTACCAACAAGGCTGCCGCCGAGATGAAAGACCGGATCGCTGCTCTGCCGGGCATCAGACCTGCTGCAGCAAGGGCCGTGCAGGCTCGAACCTTTCACTCGTTTGCACTGACATTGCTGCGCCATTACGGAGTGCAGGAAGACATTTTTGGTGAGCCGCGAGCCCAGCATACGGTGCTGAAAATGCTGCTTCGCCAGAATGGCATGAGCGAGGCTTTCCAGCCGGAGAGTCTGCTGGCGATGCTGTCCGCGTGGAAGATGCAGGGATCAGATACGGCAGATCTGCCGGAGAAAACGCAGGATGAGCGCGATGCCAAACGGGTGCTGCTCGGATACGAAACCTGGAAGCAGGATCGCGGCAAAATGGACTTTGATGATATCCTGCTGCGCGCGGCCGCGCTGCTTCGTGATCCGGCGGTGTTAAAGCCGCTGCAGCGGCGTTTTCAATACATTATGGTTGATGAATTTCAGGATACCAACCGGCTGCAGTACGAAATTGTACAGATGCTCGCTGGAGCACACCGCAATCTGATGGTTGTCGGAGACGATGACCAGACAATATATACGTTTAACGGCGCACGGCAGGAATCGATTTTGGAATTCGATAAAGTATACCCGGGTGCGCGCATCGTGACGCTGGATATTAATTATCGCAGTGATGCTCGTATTCTGGGGCTCGGCAGTGAGCTGGTTGCACGCAATAAACGCAGACGGGACAAACGGCTGCGTGCGGCAGGACAGCGTGGGGATGCACCTCGCTTTGCCACTCCTTCCAATGCCGAAGAAGAAGCGGCCTGGGTCGTTCATCAGATCTGTCAGCAGGTGGAGGAAGGGCTGTATCCATATCGGGACATAGCCATTTTGCACCGGACAGCCAGCAGCAGCCGGGCCGTGTTTGAGCAGTTGGTACTGAAGGATGTGCCGTTTGTACAGCATGGGGCTGCCCCGGTATTCTATGATCAGTCTCTCATCAAACCTTTGATGGATCATATGCGGCTGTCTCTGAACCCGCGGGCAATGGATGCTCTGCCAAGTGCACTCGGTCCGCTGTACGTGTCCCGTGATGCAGGATTGGAGTATATCCAGCGCTGTGAGCAGGAACAGGCCAAGAAATACCCGCTGATCCATCTGAGCAAATGGGACAAGCTAAAACCTTTTCAACAGGAGCAGGTCAAGGAACGCATCAAGCTGATCAAATCCCTGCATAAGCTCAAGCCCATCAATGCGATTCAGGAGATGCGCCGTCATTTTTATGATAAATATATGGAGAGCGGCGATCCTTCCATTTTCACCCATTATAAGGAAACGATGCTGGAAACACTGGATGAGTTTGAAGCAGCTGTCAAAAAGTTCGAAACCGTGGAGGAATTCGTGCAATTCGCGGACGAGCTGTCACGCAGGCATCGGGAGATGGAATCACTGCGCCGCGCGCAGGATAGTGACGCCGTGCAGCTCATGACCATTCATAGGGCCAAAGGACTTGAGTTTCCCTGCGTCTACTGGATCGGAGCCAGCGAAGGCATCGTGCCGCACAGCACTGCTCTGCGGCAGGATATTCCGGAGGATCAGAAGGCAGCACTTACCGTGCAGCAGACGGATGCTGATCTGGATATGGCACTGGAGGAGGAACGCAGACTCGCTTATGTTGCAATCACCCGAGCGAAGCAGCATCTCTATGTAACCTCACCAGCGAGCCATCACGGTAAACCTGCAGACGTGTCTCGTTTCCTGCTGGAAGCCTTCGGTATGGAAGTACCCGACAAACGCAAAACACGGGAAGAGAGCCGTGCCAGCGGCACAGCATCTTATGGAAATAACCGAAATGAAGGATATAACGGAAATGGAAACAGCCGAACCGGCAGCGGCAACTGGAAAAGCATCCGGGACGCCGGGAATGGCAGCAGACATGAGAGTGGTCAGAGCGGCGGGACGCTTCATCATTCAAGGTCACAGCCAGCGAATGCTGCTCAGCGGCATTCGCTGCAGCGCAGTGCGATTAATCATAAGGATCATCGGGAAATGGAGATGCTCGATGAACGGGATGAAGATCGCCTCAGTGAGCAGCGCGGCAGCGGAATTATTCGAGATCATAAAGCATTCAGTACACCCGGCCTTCATCCAAAAACGGCGCAGACGGCCTCCACTTCCCGATCGGCTGCATCCTCACCCGCAGGTTCAGACAAAACGGAGCGGACGGAAATGGTAGCTGTCTGGAAATGCAGCTCAGCTTCGTGCAAAGCATGGTTACGACAGAAACCGGCTGTCCCTTCCGGAAAATCGTCGAAAAAAGACTCTTCCGTGCCTCCGGTTTGTCCACTATGTTCAGGGACAATGGTGGCAGGCACCCGGCAGGTTCCGGTGACGAATCGGTTCGGGAAATAG
- a CDS encoding D-alanyl-D-alanine carboxypeptidase family protein, with protein MKSGTGRQRRIVVLLSSLMICGAVLAACQNGSGSNENQNANGSSTEQGADGTTVHLTEDPGTEGKGNMGENASDSGSDKGAESGSDSTSAGQDQGSSDNGSGAAAEDPLMEKRSISALQTTVDSQSVVTNAQAMTVIVNKQRSLPEGYEPSDLVEPNVPFSFEGPHEKRHMRKEAAEALEKLFAGAKADGIELRAVSGYRSYKRQVSIYNNNVKTKGEEYASRVSAVPGRSEHQTGLAIDVSSPSVGNVLEEVFGSSKEGKWLDEHAAEYGFIIRYPQGEEDKTGYVYEPWHIRYVGADLAPDVVKSGLTLEEYFDEANIKL; from the coding sequence ATGAAATCAGGAACAGGAAGACAGCGCCGGATCGTGGTGCTGCTGTCCTCACTTATGATATGTGGAGCTGTTCTGGCTGCGTGCCAGAACGGTTCTGGATCGAATGAGAATCAGAACGCAAACGGATCATCCACGGAGCAGGGCGCCGATGGTACTACTGTTCATTTGACCGAAGACCCGGGCACAGAGGGAAAAGGCAATATGGGAGAGAACGCATCCGATTCGGGCAGTGATAAAGGTGCAGAGAGCGGCTCAGACAGCACATCTGCAGGACAGGATCAGGGTTCTTCGGACAATGGAAGTGGAGCGGCGGCTGAAGATCCCTTGATGGAGAAACGCAGTATTAGTGCTTTGCAGACAACGGTAGATTCTCAATCCGTCGTGACTAATGCACAGGCGATGACGGTGATTGTTAACAAACAGCGCAGTCTGCCGGAAGGATATGAGCCGAGTGATCTCGTAGAGCCAAACGTACCGTTTTCCTTCGAGGGCCCCCATGAGAAACGGCATATGCGCAAGGAAGCTGCGGAAGCGCTGGAGAAACTGTTTGCAGGTGCAAAAGCAGACGGTATCGAGCTTCGTGCAGTATCCGGTTACCGGTCTTACAAACGACAAGTATCTATCTACAATAACAATGTGAAAACCAAAGGGGAAGAGTATGCTTCTCGTGTAAGTGCCGTTCCCGGCAGAAGTGAACATCAGACCGGACTAGCGATAGATGTATCGAGTCCAAGCGTGGGTAATGTGCTGGAAGAGGTATTTGGCTCGTCCAAAGAAGGCAAATGGCTGGATGAACATGCAGCCGAGTACGGCTTTATCATCCGTTATCCGCAAGGTGAAGAGGACAAGACCGGTTACGTATACGAGCCTTGGCATATTCGTTATGTGGGTGCCGACCTCGCACCGGATGTGGTCAAAAGCGGATTGACGCTTGAGGAATATTTTGACGAAGCGAATATTAAGCTGTAA
- a CDS encoding copper amine oxidase N-terminal domain-containing protein yields MKNSMKKVSTLMALSMVLSGGAAYAASLDNAAPPAEQHAASTDNSTAGVVKISVNGAFVADGYWNKESKAAMVPLRSLAEALGIELKWHKENKSAELTRGAMWTQVVTDKDQYSVNKMLLTLGTAPEIKDGTLYVPAVFAEKVLHAQLNTTGNQVTITSEEDVKTVTDRGVITRISNQDKYQSIQIGGAGQDGIVLNLNKDSQFISSDGKEIKLTDLSLGMVVEAEHSLMMTKSLPPQTPTYKVTVLDTAAETAAQPQELFGTSGTIEDVNMKDGAVSQIEINGTRLTETAPDHVVLNIDKATSLVSQNGEAVKAEQLIKGAKVIGFYSPMLTRSLPPIGTAWKLVIELPAVQPKAE; encoded by the coding sequence ATGAAGAACAGCATGAAAAAAGTAAGCACCTTGATGGCCCTTTCGATGGTGCTGAGCGGCGGAGCCGCTTATGCAGCGTCACTGGATAACGCAGCTCCGCCTGCAGAGCAGCATGCTGCTTCCACTGATAACAGCACTGCCGGAGTTGTTAAAATATCCGTTAACGGTGCATTCGTGGCCGACGGTTACTGGAATAAAGAAAGTAAAGCTGCCATGGTTCCGCTTCGCTCTCTGGCGGAAGCTTTGGGTATCGAACTGAAATGGCATAAAGAAAACAAATCCGCCGAGCTGACTCGCGGAGCGATGTGGACCCAAGTGGTTACGGATAAAGATCAGTATTCTGTTAATAAGATGCTGCTCACCCTCGGTACAGCACCTGAAATCAAGGACGGAACGCTATACGTACCTGCTGTGTTTGCGGAGAAAGTACTGCATGCCCAGCTGAATACAACGGGTAATCAGGTGACGATTACAAGTGAAGAGGATGTGAAGACAGTTACAGATCGCGGTGTAATTACCCGGATTTCGAATCAGGATAAATACCAGTCGATTCAGATTGGCGGTGCAGGTCAGGATGGCATCGTGCTGAACCTGAACAAAGACAGTCAGTTCATCTCCTCAGACGGAAAAGAGATTAAACTTACCGATCTATCCTTGGGTATGGTTGTTGAAGCCGAACACTCCTTAATGATGACAAAAAGCCTGCCCCCACAAACACCGACGTATAAAGTGACTGTGCTGGATACAGCAGCCGAAACAGCAGCGCAGCCTCAAGAACTTTTTGGAACCTCTGGTACGATTGAAGATGTAAATATGAAGGACGGCGCAGTGTCCCAAATTGAAATTAACGGCACACGCCTAACTGAAACAGCACCAGATCATGTTGTACTGAATATCGACAAAGCCACTTCGCTGGTTAGTCAAAATGGCGAAGCTGTAAAAGCCGAGCAGTTGATCAAAGGTGCCAAAGTCATTGGATTCTACAGCCCCATGCTGACACGCAGCCTGCCTCCAATCGGCACAGCCTGGAAATTGGTTATAGAACTTCCGGCGGTGCAGCCTAAAGCAGAATAA
- a CDS encoding GNAT family N-acetyltransferase, which produces MSDMLVALYRLPEQESGLEKLRAKSIVIRRAIAPEKQQVLNWVRSHFNQPWVDECDVAFARQPVTCYIALEHGKMIGFACYEATCRNFFGPTGVSPDARGKGVGTALLLACMHAMRADGYGYAIIGSAGPVEFYKRTLGAVEIENSTPGIYEGMLRAD; this is translated from the coding sequence ATGAGTGATATGTTGGTCGCGCTCTATCGTTTGCCAGAGCAGGAGAGTGGACTGGAGAAGCTGAGAGCGAAATCCATTGTGATTCGCAGAGCGATTGCCCCGGAGAAGCAGCAGGTGCTGAACTGGGTGAGATCCCATTTTAACCAGCCTTGGGTAGATGAATGTGATGTCGCTTTTGCACGTCAGCCTGTGACCTGTTATATTGCGCTGGAGCATGGGAAAATGATCGGTTTTGCCTGTTATGAAGCTACTTGTCGCAATTTCTTTGGTCCAACTGGAGTAAGCCCGGATGCACGCGGAAAGGGTGTAGGGACAGCGCTGCTGCTGGCCTGCATGCACGCGATGAGAGCAGATGGCTACGGGTATGCGATTATTGGATCGGCTGGTCCGGTCGAATTCTACAAACGAACACTGGGAGCGGTGGAGATTGAAAATTCTACACCCGGTATTTATGAAGGCATGCTGCGGGCAGACTAG